One window of the Bombus huntii isolate Logan2020A chromosome 18, iyBomHunt1.1, whole genome shotgun sequence genome contains the following:
- the LOC126875330 gene encoding uncharacterized protein LOC126875330 isoform X3, protein MIQASTMNNAIVQRVYFLNCARRYLSFTATLAHREAPSVKDWELCISLELSLQYLRMTVVCWLAAMCHHLYATVASIPRRDDPPSYLKYSLFAWGTPLLDLAIATFLQIREATVIWNIADLTPFNCWFLGTKATIYAYGLPVALLLLSAGYYLIKAAIVSRYTCSMQLEIKQREKMKRRRALQIILFLKVCIIVGLIAGCGVASRVWKVPFLWAVFCTGHSLQGLVVALSVACNCRVLKIYTRKSYKQPKQQIAHSSSSSMQLLAPAPDPV, encoded by the exons ATGATACAAGCTTCAACAATGAATAACGCAATCGTTCAACGTGTATACTTTCTCAACTGCGCGCGCCGATACCTCTCGTTCACAGCGACGCTCGCTCATCGAGAGGCCCCGTCCGTAAAG GATTGGGAGCTATGCATTTCTCTGGAGTTGAGCTTGCAGTATCTTCGGATGACGGTGGTTTGTTGGCTGGCTGCGATGTGTCATCATCTTTACGCAACCGTTGCTTCGATCCCGCGACGCGACGATCCACCATCTTATCTGAAATACAGTCTGTTCGCCTGGGGTACACCATTGCTCGATCTGGCCATCGCCACTTTCCTACAGATACGTGAGGCGACTGTTATTTGGAACATAGCGGATCTTACACCTTTCAATTGCTG GTTTCTAGGAACGAAGGCAACGATTTATGCGTACGGCTTGCCAGTGGCCCTTCTGCTTCTTTCCGCCGGCTACTATCTAATCAAAGCTGCGATTGTATCCAG ATACACGTGCAGCATGCAACTGGAAATTAAGCAACGCGAGAAGATGAAGAGAAGGAGAGCATTGCAAATTATCCTGTTTTTAAAAGTGTGTATAATAGTGGGTCTCATAGCTGGGTGTGGAGTCGCGTCCAGGGTGTGGAAAGTCCCTTTCCTCTGGGCTGTATTCTGTACTGGACATTCTTTGCag GGACTAGTTGTAGCGCTATCCGTCGCGTGCAACTGCAGAGTTTTGAAAATCTACACCAGGAAATCGTACAAGCAACCAAAACAACAG ATCGCGCATTCTAGTAGCAGCAGCATGCAACTGCTCGCACCTGCGCCAGATCCGGTCTAG